The genomic region GCAAGGAACTATAATAAATTTCTGAAGTAAGTTTGTGACTTAGTTCAatctttgtatttttttttcagtgaAATGCAGTAAAAAATCTTAGCAACGATAATTTCACATTATGGAGGTCCTTGCATATATAATTACATATCTCATAACGAAGATGGTATACAAGAGCATATGTATGAATAGTTGCATAACAGCATATTTGTTGTACTATTAGTATAAATTAGTTCTTGTTATTCACCAAAGAAAATCGCGCTGATCAATTCTTTTGCATCGTCTCTTTCCAAAATATGATATCCAATAGTGACACCACACCTTTCTACTAATTTTTCCTTATCTTCGTCTGTAACTTTTTCTCCTTTACCCTGATACAAATCTGGCAAATCCTTTTTTAGAACTAACAACGCACTAATTACAGTATCAACCAAAATGTGGGTCTCTTCTTTGGTAAATTTTGTCCTTGACGAATTGTTTTCCTCCTTCAGATGTTCCTCTATGTTGTCCAGTGTTATCCCGCTTTCATTAAACACTAAGCGCGCCCAATTACTTAAGTTACCCAAGAAAAATCTAATGGACTCACCTTCTAGTACAGATACACCTTTTAAGCATCCATAATATGTCCCAAAAACACGGTTTATGTCCAGGAACGTCTTCAGTAGTGTTCTAGTTACCCTTGGCTTCAAAGATTTATAAGCTTgaggaaattttttcagcaCATAATCCAATAGGGATGCAGCAAAATCACGTAATGCATTTGTTCTCTCTAAGAACTCATGGATTTCTTGCGGCGAGTCATCTTTTGGTGATCCACCAAGCTTTTTCGCTAGCAGCAACGTTAGAATGGAAGGCATTAATGAATGAATATAAGGGTCTAAAaagattgaagaattgCTCAGCAAAGAGTAAATCATTTCCAAAATTGTTGTCAGTAGTTGCAAGTCAGAAAGGTTTTGAGTAATTTGTTCCGCtataaattgaataaaataCGGAACTAGTTGGTGCAGGCCACTATCAGTCCTTAATGAGGTCAAAGCTGCTTGCTTCATATGTTGTACACTTTCATCAGCTTGGCTCTTCGCAGTCAACGTTGATATAACCTTGTTAAAATAAATCTGTAATTCTTTGGATAAAACATGCTTTACTAACGGTTTTACTTCAGTATTCTGTCCCGGTTTAACATTAGATAAATGTTGAGAGATGGCCGTATCCGCTACGGAAGCGCTTGCTGTCGTCGACGTTGCAGGTGTTTGGAGGCTATTATCATTTAAAGCAGTGACAATGGCACCTCTAATAAATGGTGGCTGAGATACCCTTATATCGTTCAAATTTGGATTTTGGATTATGGCAGGTTGAATACCCTCAACAGCAAGCCAGTGCGTAGTAAATGTTGGTAAACGAGGCACTTGAGGTAATGGCTCATTTATTAGTCTATCAAAgtcaacttcttcttcgtccaAATAATAGACTGACTGTCCTCCCGATGTATTAACTTTACTAAATGACACAGCTTTATTAACCTCAGAGCCATCGTAGTACCCATATAGAGGTTCCACATTCAATACACGTAGCGCCTTTGACACATCATCAGTGGTTAACACATCTCTTTTAGAATGCCTCTTGAACTTAACGGCCTGTTCGATAATCTCTAGAATGCG from Saccharomyces mikatae IFO 1815 strain IFO1815 genome assembly, chromosome: 7 harbors:
- the TAF6 gene encoding TATA-binding protein-associated factor TAF6 (similar to Saccharomyces cerevisiae TAF6 (YGL112C); ancestral locus Anc_6.141), which codes for MSTQQQSYTIWSPQDTVKDVAESLGLENINDDVLKALAMDVEYRILEIIEQAVKFKRHSKRDVLTTDDVSKALRVLNVEPLYGYYDGSEVNKAVSFSKVNTSGGQSVYYLDEEEVDFDRLINEPLPQVPRLPTFTTHWLAVEGIQPAIIQNPNLNDIRVSQPPFIRGAIVTALNDNSLQTPATSTTASASVADTAISQHLSNVKPGQNTEVKPLVKHVLSKELQIYFNKVISTLTAKSQADESVQHMKQAALTSLRTDSGLHQLVPYFIQFIAEQITQNLSDLQLLTTILEMIYSLLSNSSIFLDPYIHSLMPSILTLLLAKKLGGSPKDDSPQEIHEFLERTNALRDFAASLLDYVLKKFPQAYKSLKPRVTRTLLKTFLDINRVFGTYYGCLKGVSVLEGESIRFFLGNLSNWARLVFNESGITLDNIEEHLKEENNSSRTKFTKEETHILVDTVISALLVLKKDLPDLYQGKGEKVTDEDKEKLVERCGVTIGYHILERDDAKELISAIFFGE